One window of Candidatus Nitrospira kreftii genomic DNA carries:
- a CDS encoding putative Type I secretion membrane fusion protein HlyD codes for MAFGAISRHWTVWKTAWQAESHRPPGSTALGTRATEFLPAVLEIQQAPPSPIGRALLWTILAAFTAGVLWTMFGRIDIVATAQGKIIPSGYSKIIQPYEAGVIASIHVQDGQTVRQGDVLIELDSTLNAADRARASNEYRAAKVEAARLRALIQGQATFEPPSDVEETYVLLQQQLLRDQLAEYHAKVSAAQHLMVQRQAVVEQTKENLRRLEATVPMEVERAEAYKKLLEHGAVTKMDFLQAEGQRIDKAQELAGQKKKLQQDRAALAEAETHYRAMLSEFQQTKQAELSTLETKAASLAQEVTKADQKAGLQRLVAPIDGVVQQLAVHTVGGVVTPAQQLLIVVPKDHPVEVEAQVENKDVGFVREGQSVEIKVETFQFTLYGTIPGHVVTVSDDAAPIEKLGLVYPTRVSMDRGTIQVDGKQVNLSPGMAVTVEIKTGQRRIIEYLLSPLLKSMRESLRER; via the coding sequence ATGGCATTCGGGGCCATTTCCCGGCATTGGACGGTATGGAAAACGGCCTGGCAGGCCGAATCACACCGGCCTCCAGGGAGTACCGCATTGGGCACGCGCGCCACCGAATTTCTTCCCGCCGTGCTGGAGATCCAACAGGCGCCGCCTTCACCGATCGGTCGCGCGCTGCTCTGGACCATCTTGGCGGCCTTCACGGCCGGGGTGCTCTGGACCATGTTCGGAAGGATCGACATTGTCGCGACGGCTCAAGGCAAGATCATTCCAAGCGGATATTCGAAGATCATCCAACCGTACGAAGCCGGGGTGATCGCGTCTATTCATGTGCAGGATGGGCAAACGGTAAGACAGGGCGATGTCTTGATCGAGCTTGATTCAACGCTGAATGCGGCCGACCGGGCTCGCGCGAGTAATGAGTATCGCGCGGCAAAAGTGGAAGCCGCTCGCTTGCGAGCCCTCATTCAGGGCCAAGCCACGTTTGAGCCGCCGTCCGACGTGGAAGAGACATATGTCCTGTTGCAGCAGCAGTTGCTGCGTGACCAATTGGCCGAGTATCACGCCAAAGTCTCGGCGGCTCAACACCTCATGGTGCAACGCCAGGCCGTCGTTGAGCAAACGAAGGAGAACCTTCGCCGTTTGGAAGCCACGGTACCGATGGAGGTCGAACGAGCTGAGGCCTATAAAAAACTGCTTGAACATGGGGCTGTGACCAAAATGGACTTCCTCCAGGCCGAAGGGCAACGAATCGACAAGGCGCAGGAATTGGCCGGCCAGAAGAAGAAACTACAACAAGATCGAGCGGCGCTTGCCGAGGCTGAAACACACTACCGGGCGATGCTGTCTGAATTCCAGCAGACGAAACAGGCTGAGCTCTCGACGCTTGAAACCAAAGCCGCCTCACTCGCGCAGGAGGTGACGAAGGCCGATCAAAAAGCCGGATTACAGCGACTTGTTGCACCGATCGATGGGGTGGTACAGCAGTTGGCCGTGCATACGGTCGGTGGCGTCGTCACGCCGGCCCAGCAATTGTTGATTGTCGTGCCGAAGGATCATCCGGTCGAGGTGGAGGCGCAGGTCGAAAACAAAGATGTGGGGTTTGTGCGCGAAGGACAGTCGGTGGAAATTAAGGTCGAGACCTTTCAATTCACCCTGTACGGTACTATTCCTGGGCACGTGGTGACAGTCTCGGATGATGCCGCTCCCATCGAAAAATTGGGCCTGGTGTATCCCACGAGAGTCAGTATGGATCGAGGGACCATTCAGGTCGATGGCAAGCAGGTCAATCTTTCGCCTGGGATGGCAGTGACCGTCGAGATCAAGACGGGTCAGCGCCGCATCATTGAGTATTTGTTGAGCCCATTGCTGAAGTCTATGAGAGAAAGCCTGAGAGAGCGATAA
- a CDS encoding Putative Outer membrane efflux protein: protein MHSPHAPESNPLQLTLKGALTAAVHNNPDVLLYRERIQEAQGHVQAQLGAMLPNLSANVRQTRQTQFLGTIGLSPVRTDPFSIFDARISGTQNLFSLSLIQRWRASRESLRVTEHEAEAQMLDTMTSVGLAYMEGLKAMAMVKTHEANQQVMNELLMVVQQRQRGGVAMRLDIARLEAQLAVERQQEASARYELEHAKLTLINLLALPIDSSLTLIDEWVISLPDIPTPERAVDMAVSRRSEVQAQAIRVKASELTYSSTTGERIPSLVAQGEYGLIGNRWNNTLDSYNMALALQIPIFDGAQREGRIAQARSQMQQETLRLKSVLNQVQMEVHDALASITAAKEQVGIAQTGLQMATKELDLARERYAVMTSASHFELTNGLSAVARARENLVNALFQLNAARINLARSTGSLHTLN, encoded by the coding sequence ATGCATTCCCCACATGCACCTGAATCCAACCCTCTGCAACTGACTCTAAAGGGGGCTTTGACCGCAGCGGTTCATAACAACCCCGACGTGCTCCTCTATAGGGAACGTATTCAGGAGGCACAGGGCCATGTGCAGGCACAGCTGGGTGCGATGTTGCCCAACCTGTCCGCCAATGTTCGGCAAACCAGACAAACACAATTCCTTGGAACGATCGGACTGTCACCGGTACGGACCGATCCGTTCAGTATTTTTGATGCGAGAATCAGTGGGACGCAAAATCTGTTCAGCCTCAGCTTAATTCAACGCTGGCGCGCTTCCCGGGAATCACTACGCGTGACCGAACACGAAGCCGAAGCACAGATGTTGGATACGATGACCAGCGTGGGCCTTGCCTACATGGAAGGATTGAAGGCGATGGCCATGGTGAAGACGCATGAAGCGAATCAGCAGGTGATGAATGAGTTACTCATGGTCGTCCAGCAGCGGCAACGTGGAGGTGTCGCAATGAGACTCGATATCGCCAGACTTGAGGCTCAATTGGCGGTGGAACGACAACAGGAGGCGTCGGCGCGGTATGAGCTCGAACATGCCAAGCTGACCCTTATCAATCTCCTGGCCCTTCCCATAGACAGCTCGTTGACGCTGATCGATGAGTGGGTGATCAGTCTGCCGGATATACCGACGCCTGAAAGGGCAGTCGATATGGCAGTGAGCCGGAGGTCGGAAGTTCAGGCCCAGGCCATCCGAGTGAAAGCTTCGGAGCTGACCTATTCCTCCACCACCGGAGAGCGGATACCATCGTTGGTGGCTCAAGGGGAGTATGGGCTTATTGGCAATCGCTGGAATAACACGCTCGATAGTTACAATATGGCGTTGGCTCTCCAGATTCCCATATTTGATGGTGCGCAGCGGGAAGGCCGCATTGCGCAAGCACGAAGCCAGATGCAGCAAGAGACGCTCCGCCTGAAATCGGTGCTCAACCAAGTCCAGATGGAAGTGCATGACGCGCTGGCCTCCATAACTGCGGCGAAGGAACAGGTGGGCATCGCTCAGACAGGCTTGCAAATGGCCACCAAAGAGCTTGATCTTGCACGGGAACGTTACGCCGTCATGACCTCGGCCAGTCACTTTGAGCTGACGAATGGACTCTCAGCCGTGGCTCGGGCCAGGGAAAATTTGGTCAACGCGCTCTTTCAACTCAACGCCGCACGAATTAATCTCGCCCGCTCAACGGGTAGTTTACATACATTGAACTAA
- a CDS encoding 4-alpha-glucanotransferase: MYNQSESDLLRMLADRAGIVADYYDISGACHATTDETRRAILSAMGLCVANREELIGELTSWDNRPWLRGCEPVHVIRLGREVGTWSFYVPCEAPDDAFLQVHWALQLESGEQRCERTEGPGLRIEETRTIGGHRFVRVALTVPQDLPIGYHSMKACAKIGSAQVNTSSRFIVAPERCYIPAQFQQNARWWGVALQLYSLRSDRNWGVGDFGDLASVVEWTGRKLGAAVIGLNPLHALKNTKPYHISPYSPSSRLFLNDVYIDVEQVVEYQTAPEVKARLAEPSFRARIEAARRGELVEYDAVRSIKREVLELCYRAFLREHLEGEEPELQPTTERGRAFHRFVVREGESLTSYAVFQALEEEQQAEYGISATWADWPEHYRIPTSEAVGEFRHQHMQRVGFFQYLQWLATDQMLALVKRAHDIGMPIGFYHDLALGSDRYGADGWRSQEVLALNADCGAPPDAFAPEGQNWGFPPLDPLRLRMSGYQYVIELLRKNLRYGGAIRLDHVMALFRLFWIPRGLPASMGTYVHYRDEELLAILALESVRAKALVIGEDLGTVPDWVRDRLEGTGVLSYRVLYFERTPSGAWKPPAQYPAQALAVVTTHDLATLSGYWEGADIEARSTLGLLPSEQVRSAMLSGREWEKAGILAALRSEGLLPPGVSDDPAQVPTMTTDLTEAIHQYLARSPAWMVLANIEDIIGTRAQANLPGTLDQHPNWCRKLGPTIEELTQDSRFDRLAAQLGVIRPSV, from the coding sequence ATGTACAACCAGTCTGAAAGCGATCTTCTGCGCATGTTGGCCGATCGAGCGGGGATTGTCGCCGACTACTATGACATTTCCGGAGCATGTCATGCCACGACGGATGAGACGCGTCGGGCCATCCTTTCCGCGATGGGTCTTTGCGTTGCGAACCGCGAGGAGCTGATCGGGGAACTCACGTCGTGGGATAACCGTCCATGGCTGCGAGGGTGCGAACCGGTCCATGTGATTCGTTTGGGGCGTGAGGTTGGGACATGGTCATTCTATGTGCCATGTGAAGCACCGGATGATGCTTTTCTGCAGGTGCACTGGGCTCTCCAGCTGGAATCCGGAGAACAGCGGTGTGAGCGAACAGAGGGGCCGGGGCTTAGAATTGAAGAGACGCGCACCATCGGCGGACATCGGTTTGTTCGTGTGGCGCTAACCGTTCCCCAGGATCTGCCCATCGGGTATCATTCCATGAAGGCATGCGCAAAAATCGGGAGTGCTCAAGTTAATACGAGCAGCCGTTTCATCGTGGCGCCGGAGCGCTGTTACATCCCTGCTCAGTTCCAGCAAAACGCTCGATGGTGGGGCGTAGCCTTACAGCTCTATTCGCTACGAAGCGATCGCAATTGGGGGGTCGGCGATTTTGGAGACCTAGCCTCGGTTGTGGAATGGACCGGGCGGAAACTGGGCGCGGCAGTGATCGGGCTCAACCCGCTCCACGCACTCAAGAATACCAAACCCTATCACATCAGTCCCTATTCGCCTTCAAGCCGTCTGTTTTTGAACGATGTGTATATTGATGTCGAGCAAGTCGTGGAGTATCAGACAGCACCGGAGGTGAAAGCTCGTCTTGCTGAGCCATCGTTCCGTGCACGAATCGAAGCGGCCAGACGAGGAGAACTGGTGGAGTACGACGCGGTGAGATCGATCAAACGCGAGGTGCTTGAGCTCTGCTATCGTGCGTTTCTCCGAGAACATTTGGAAGGCGAAGAGCCGGAGTTACAGCCGACGACAGAGCGTGGAAGGGCTTTCCATCGATTTGTTGTGCGCGAAGGGGAATCGCTCACCTCCTATGCAGTGTTTCAGGCATTGGAAGAGGAGCAACAAGCCGAGTATGGAATATCAGCCACGTGGGCGGACTGGCCGGAGCATTATCGAATCCCGACATCGGAAGCCGTGGGGGAGTTTCGGCATCAGCACATGCAGCGAGTGGGATTTTTTCAGTATCTTCAATGGCTAGCCACCGACCAGATGCTCGCGTTGGTGAAGAGGGCGCATGACATAGGGATGCCGATCGGCTTCTATCACGACCTCGCATTAGGGAGCGATCGCTATGGTGCCGACGGATGGCGGTCTCAGGAGGTGCTGGCCTTGAATGCCGATTGCGGTGCACCTCCTGACGCATTCGCTCCGGAAGGGCAGAATTGGGGGTTTCCTCCGCTCGACCCGCTTCGGCTTCGTATGAGCGGCTATCAGTATGTTATCGAATTGCTCCGCAAGAACCTCCGTTACGGTGGTGCGATTCGGCTCGATCATGTCATGGCGCTCTTCCGGTTGTTCTGGATCCCGCGCGGTCTTCCTGCCTCAATGGGCACCTATGTGCATTACCGGGACGAGGAGCTGCTGGCGATCTTGGCGTTGGAAAGTGTGCGGGCTAAGGCACTGGTGATCGGTGAAGACCTTGGGACGGTTCCTGATTGGGTGCGTGACCGTCTGGAGGGGACAGGGGTCTTGTCGTATCGCGTCTTGTATTTTGAACGGACTCCTTCGGGGGCATGGAAGCCGCCGGCCCAGTATCCAGCTCAAGCGCTCGCCGTCGTCACGACCCACGATCTCGCGACCCTCAGCGGATATTGGGAAGGGGCTGATATCGAGGCACGATCTACGCTCGGCCTCCTCCCGTCCGAGCAAGTGCGGTCCGCGATGCTGTCTGGACGGGAATGGGAGAAAGCCGGTATTCTCGCCGCGTTGAGGTCCGAAGGACTCCTGCCTCCTGGTGTCTCGGATGATCCAGCCCAGGTGCCGACAATGACGACCGACTTGACCGAGGCCATTCATCAGTACTTGGCCAGGAGTCCGGCATGGATGGTCTTAGCGAACATCGAGGACATTATCGGTACTCGTGCCCAAGCCAATCTGCCAGGGACGTTGGACCAGCATCCGAATTGGTGTCGGAAGTTGGGCCCAACCATCGAAGAGCTGACTCAGGACTCACGATTCGACAGACTCGCAGCTCAGCTAGGTGTAATCCGCCCTTCAGTGTGA
- a CDS encoding hypothetical protein (conserved membrane protein of unknown function) gives MPLEWPESMLALTHRDRLAIGIAGACFLIILVIEQFSPVNVVGAYGYVLPILLVATLRNRTAMLVTVLACVVATYSGLLQPTKPGRFQAAVINRSVVVGVLLLVAYLGVSWEERKAREEAARAALAQETENLLKANTQLVQAKDQLNRSERLAAVGQLVASVAHEVGTPLHSIAWHVHALEEESGATPEMKKRIAIIDEQLTRVVNIIQDLLSSTRQRQPIPQWTVVSEVVSPATALMEPAFHAKGIALTVQIPADLPLVWADKEKMHQVLVNIFANALAATPSGGAVTISATTRDATTGEQERGAMAADEIPPLVLTLAVQDTGCGMPEADTQKAFEPFFTTKAIGKGTGLGLFLSRETVLAHGGSLALTSEVGRGTCVIITLPARRTGLAHLMEDV, from the coding sequence ATGCCGTTGGAGTGGCCTGAGTCTATGCTCGCTCTCACGCATCGCGACCGGTTGGCGATTGGGATTGCCGGAGCCTGTTTTCTCATCATTCTGGTCATCGAACAGTTTTCTCCTGTTAACGTCGTTGGCGCCTATGGGTATGTGCTACCGATCTTGTTGGTCGCGACGCTTCGAAATCGGACCGCCATGTTGGTGACCGTGTTGGCCTGCGTGGTCGCCACCTATTCAGGGCTGCTCCAGCCAACGAAGCCGGGACGGTTTCAAGCCGCAGTCATCAATCGGAGCGTCGTCGTTGGGGTCTTGCTGTTGGTCGCGTATCTGGGCGTGAGTTGGGAAGAGCGAAAGGCACGGGAAGAAGCAGCCCGTGCGGCCCTGGCCCAGGAAACGGAAAATCTGCTCAAGGCTAATACGCAACTGGTTCAGGCAAAAGATCAATTAAATAGGTCGGAACGGTTAGCTGCCGTCGGCCAGCTTGTCGCGTCTGTCGCGCATGAGGTGGGTACACCACTTCACTCGATCGCATGGCATGTCCATGCGCTGGAAGAAGAATCTGGGGCTACCCCGGAGATGAAGAAGCGGATCGCTATTATCGATGAACAACTGACTCGGGTCGTGAATATCATCCAGGACTTGCTGTCCTCCACTCGGCAACGCCAACCAATCCCTCAGTGGACGGTGGTATCGGAAGTCGTCAGTCCAGCAACCGCCTTGATGGAACCGGCCTTTCATGCGAAAGGGATTGCGTTGACGGTCCAGATTCCTGCAGACTTGCCGCTGGTCTGGGCTGATAAAGAAAAAATGCATCAGGTCTTGGTGAATATCTTTGCAAATGCACTGGCTGCGACCCCTTCAGGGGGAGCGGTAACGATCTCAGCTACGACTCGTGATGCCACGACGGGAGAACAAGAGCGTGGCGCAATGGCTGCCGACGAGATACCTCCACTGGTGCTCACCCTTGCGGTTCAGGATACCGGATGCGGGATGCCGGAAGCGGATACACAAAAAGCCTTCGAACCATTTTTTACGACCAAAGCGATTGGAAAGGGGACTGGCTTGGGGCTGTTCTTAAGTCGCGAGACCGTACTGGCTCATGGTGGGAGCTTGGCCCTGACGAGTGAAGTTGGTCGCGGGACGTGTGTGATTATTACGTTACCTGCGAGACGGACCGGCCTCGCTCATCTGATGGAGGACGTGTGA
- a CDS encoding Regulatory protein AtoC, which translates to MQPATILVADDDAVARELLAEALRKEGYHVEAFSSGEAVIARGRQGRVDLVLTDIRMGAVDGLTVLREFKRTNAHTVVVVLTAFGSLEGAIEAIKQGAYDYLAKPFKKEDIKLVVKRGLDHCRLLQENARFRQELKSKDEWSPLVGSSTAMLEVYKLVARVADSKSTVLLQGESGTGKELIARAIHTNGPRRDKPFIPVNCGALPDTLLESEMFGYEKGAFTGAVGTKMGLFESANGGTLFLDEIGELGQALQVKLLRVMQDQEVRRVGGTTSTRVDVRIIAATNRDLEQLVKEGKFRDDLFYRLKVVPITLPSLVERREDIPMLVHHFLQKCATGAEHAVRAVLPETMALLTDYRWPGNVRELENAIERAVSLSHGPLLTPEDLPEAIRQGGTAEVSSQHQSTNPHDEAYLTLEEVEKRHLIRVLKEMKGNKVKAAKTLGIDRRTLYRMAERFGLDLGEDAEGPSEKEPA; encoded by the coding sequence ATGCAACCAGCGACAATCCTAGTAGCCGACGACGATGCGGTCGCGCGTGAGCTTCTGGCAGAGGCATTACGAAAAGAAGGCTATCATGTGGAAGCCTTTTCCAGTGGAGAAGCCGTTATCGCGCGTGGGCGGCAAGGCCGAGTTGATTTGGTATTGACGGATATCCGCATGGGGGCCGTGGATGGGCTCACTGTCTTGCGGGAATTCAAACGCACAAACGCACATACCGTGGTCGTGGTATTGACGGCGTTCGGCTCTCTGGAAGGAGCGATTGAAGCGATCAAGCAAGGTGCATACGATTATTTGGCGAAACCATTTAAGAAAGAGGACATCAAGCTGGTCGTTAAACGAGGGTTGGATCACTGTCGACTGCTCCAGGAGAATGCACGGTTTAGGCAAGAGTTGAAAAGCAAAGACGAATGGTCTCCCTTGGTCGGAAGTAGTACGGCCATGCTGGAGGTCTACAAGCTGGTTGCGCGGGTGGCTGACAGCAAGAGCACAGTCTTGCTGCAAGGAGAGAGCGGAACCGGAAAAGAACTCATTGCTCGTGCCATTCATACGAACGGCCCACGTCGGGATAAGCCGTTTATCCCGGTCAATTGCGGAGCGTTGCCCGATACGCTGTTGGAGTCGGAGATGTTCGGGTACGAAAAGGGCGCCTTCACTGGGGCGGTGGGAACTAAGATGGGGCTCTTTGAATCGGCCAACGGAGGGACGCTGTTTCTCGACGAGATCGGGGAACTCGGGCAGGCGTTGCAAGTAAAGTTGTTGCGGGTGATGCAGGACCAGGAGGTTCGCCGAGTTGGGGGCACGACCTCCACCAGGGTGGATGTTCGGATCATCGCCGCGACCAACCGTGATCTTGAGCAGCTTGTGAAAGAAGGAAAATTTCGGGATGACCTCTTCTATCGTCTAAAAGTCGTCCCAATTACCTTGCCATCATTGGTAGAACGGCGGGAGGATATTCCGATGTTGGTCCATCATTTCTTGCAGAAGTGCGCAACAGGGGCCGAGCATGCGGTGCGTGCTGTGTTGCCGGAAACGATGGCGCTCTTGACCGACTATCGATGGCCGGGAAATGTACGAGAGCTTGAAAACGCGATTGAACGGGCCGTGTCTTTGAGTCACGGACCTCTGCTGACGCCAGAAGATTTGCCAGAAGCGATTCGCCAAGGGGGAACCGCAGAGGTCAGTTCCCAACATCAGTCCACGAATCCACACGATGAGGCCTACCTCACGTTAGAGGAGGTAGAAAAACGTCATCTGATTCGAGTACTGAAGGAAATGAAAGGAAATAAAGTGAAAGCCGCGAAAACACTTGGAATTGACAGACGCACCCTCTATCGAATGGCCGAACGTTTCGGCCTCGACCTTGGGGAGGACGCGGAAGGACCGTCAGAGAAAGAGCCTGCCTAG
- a CDS encoding hypothetical protein (conserved protein of unknown function), which yields MIRKDYLAIIAVVAFTFGCSSVQQPAQPDVVDVTLPAPADQVKAAVSKVLKDDNYDVDWKDGSQLNTGYRDEQPSIWDWLVKGRLGVVRSRAEASVTPETDQITRLRLQVSSEGKRSMFDSWSPTEPQVPQSAENKLRLIKNELKIVPSTYTTETFYGAKNY from the coding sequence ATGATCCGAAAGGACTATCTCGCCATTATTGCCGTTGTCGCCTTTACCTTTGGATGTAGCAGCGTTCAGCAGCCGGCCCAGCCGGATGTCGTTGACGTGACATTGCCCGCCCCTGCGGATCAGGTGAAAGCTGCGGTGTCAAAAGTCTTGAAAGACGACAACTACGATGTGGACTGGAAAGATGGATCCCAGCTCAATACGGGCTATAGGGATGAGCAGCCCAGTATCTGGGACTGGCTCGTGAAAGGGCGGCTTGGCGTCGTCCGAAGCCGAGCGGAAGCTTCTGTCACTCCTGAAACAGACCAAATTACCAGACTACGTCTGCAGGTATCGTCGGAAGGTAAACGTTCCATGTTTGATAGCTGGAGTCCCACCGAGCCTCAAGTTCCTCAAAGTGCTGAAAATAAACTTCGCTTGATTAAGAACGAGCTGAAAATCGTCCCCAGCACTTATACGACAGAAACGTTTTACGGGGCAAAGAACTACTAG
- a CDS encoding AsnC family transcriptional regulator, whose product MSDRAYVLINVLPGQTSAVAKALAEIKEIKTIDPCWGNPDIIAIADIPDQDALTQLVLSRIHRIEGVTHTDTHLVYRLKEARTK is encoded by the coding sequence ATGTCGGATCGGGCGTATGTGCTGATTAACGTGCTCCCAGGGCAAACCTCAGCGGTTGCTAAAGCGCTCGCTGAGATTAAAGAGATCAAAACTATCGATCCTTGTTGGGGCAACCCTGATATTATTGCGATAGCAGATATTCCCGATCAGGATGCCTTAACTCAACTGGTTTTGAGCCGTATTCATCGTATCGAAGGAGTGACGCACACTGATACCCACCTTGTTTATCGTCTGAAGGAGGCCAGAACAAAATGA
- a CDS encoding hypothetical protein (conserved protein of unknown function): protein MARARAAEQQRSRSKTALIEEITLGITKFQEVVAAISDIGQEGFPYRDAGQSKAELQFRECLRHTFGERSQEYQTYRNFKIRTADKAEITQTLTVIKGLIHTLEDQKLELQGLKPPSKAEPPPEASPSNTARIVLVSSTAPATVTTQATSPMTIAMAMTTNVEPPSAPVTPMSQAQPADSVPSVPTQIVTPTPSAVLIQAPPLTPAPAPTQTSVSQPAEPATPPITGTPPPPLLRPISTPAVQLIPSALEKPVESAQAQLAPMPTPAVPAMPTQPNVNFSAPVATNLSTPSEASDSNAFIRQDSSSVKPSTSPSPTRASETIPDQDPLQLIRKVCLHLHSVARQLRLRRDYRPTLEIDDDYDLQDLLCALLKMEFDEVATEEWTPPYTEGTPRTMLLVNRDQIAIVAKKTRSGLTAKELADQVTADSAYYRAQGRGSTLFCFMYDPEGRIGSPKRLETTLTSVSEHCRVEVLVAPK from the coding sequence ATGGCACGAGCACGCGCAGCGGAACAACAACGGTCCCGGTCGAAAACTGCTCTCATCGAAGAGATCACGCTTGGCATTACAAAATTTCAAGAGGTGGTGGCTGCGATCAGTGACATCGGCCAAGAGGGATTCCCCTATCGCGATGCGGGGCAAAGCAAAGCTGAGCTGCAGTTTCGTGAATGTCTGCGACACACGTTCGGCGAGCGTTCTCAAGAATACCAAACGTACCGGAACTTCAAAATTCGGACAGCGGACAAAGCCGAAATCACGCAGACCCTCACTGTCATAAAAGGCCTGATACATACCCTAGAGGACCAGAAGCTTGAACTCCAAGGCTTGAAACCACCGTCAAAAGCCGAGCCGCCGCCCGAGGCAAGCCCCAGTAACACCGCGCGTATAGTGCTGGTTTCATCCACAGCACCGGCCACAGTGACCACACAAGCGACTTCACCGATGACAATCGCCATGGCCATGACGACCAATGTGGAGCCACCGAGCGCCCCAGTCACACCCATGTCTCAAGCACAACCGGCTGACTCAGTCCCATCAGTTCCAACTCAGATCGTGACTCCCACACCGAGTGCAGTTCTAATTCAAGCACCACCTCTGACACCCGCACCTGCGCCCACTCAAACATCTGTATCTCAGCCAGCCGAGCCTGCTACTCCGCCAATCACCGGCACCCCGCCCCCCCCTCTGCTCAGACCAATATCAACTCCGGCTGTCCAACTAATCCCCTCAGCGCTTGAGAAGCCGGTGGAGAGCGCGCAAGCACAACTCGCACCAATGCCGACTCCAGCTGTCCCTGCTATGCCAACTCAACCAAACGTCAATTTTTCAGCCCCTGTAGCAACAAACCTATCGACGCCCTCAGAAGCCTCTGATTCTAACGCGTTCATTCGGCAAGATTCGTCGTCCGTCAAGCCTTCGACCAGTCCAAGCCCGACTCGAGCGAGTGAGACTATACCGGATCAGGATCCGCTCCAGCTCATTCGAAAAGTCTGCCTGCATCTCCATTCCGTCGCCCGCCAACTCCGACTTCGAAGAGACTATCGTCCGACACTCGAGATCGACGATGATTATGACTTACAAGATCTGCTGTGCGCATTACTGAAAATGGAGTTTGACGAAGTCGCAACCGAGGAATGGACCCCGCCCTACACGGAGGGCACACCACGCACCATGCTCCTCGTAAACAGAGATCAGATCGCCATCGTCGCAAAGAAGACCAGATCTGGATTGACTGCAAAGGAACTCGCCGATCAGGTGACGGCAGACTCTGCGTATTACAGAGCGCAGGGACGAGGCTCGACCTTATTCTGTTTCATGTACGACCCAGAGGGTCGCATTGGAAGCCCAAAGCGACTGGAGACAACCTTAACCAGCGTCAGTGAGCACTGTCGGGTCGAAGTGCTTGTTGCGCCAAAGTGA
- a CDS encoding Response regulator, CheY like (modular protein): protein MKPATILIIEDHAAVRTLLARVLEDAGYQVWEAANGREGLERFRTHPVDLVITDLEMPEMNGLEVIVQLTHLCVDVRVIAMSGLSGDELQQATLIGARRTLPKPLDLHALLQVVQSELQQVPPEWGAHAPTMVAQDATVPLRSSGTKEGASPPLG, encoded by the coding sequence ATGAAGCCTGCCACAATTCTAATCATTGAGGACCACGCTGCTGTGCGCACGCTGCTTGCCCGGGTTCTTGAGGATGCTGGGTATCAGGTCTGGGAAGCCGCTAATGGCCGAGAGGGTCTTGAACGGTTCCGTACGCATCCTGTGGATCTGGTCATCACAGATCTGGAGATGCCGGAGATGAACGGCCTTGAGGTCATCGTGCAGTTGACCCATTTGTGCGTAGACGTGAGGGTCATCGCCATGAGCGGGCTCTCTGGGGATGAGCTCCAGCAGGCCACGCTCATCGGGGCTCGGCGGACCCTTCCCAAACCGCTGGACCTCCACGCTCTGCTCCAGGTGGTTCAGTCTGAGTTGCAGCAAGTGCCCCCAGAGTGGGGAGCGCACGCACCGACAATGGTGGCTCAGGACGCTACGGTTCCGCTGAGGAGCTCGGGAACCAAGGAGGGGGCGTCACCACCTCTCGGCTAA
- a CDS encoding GNAT family acetyltransferase produces the protein MTHITPYDDAQREAIVQIALRAWAPVFASIERAMDPEVYREHHPDWRVTQQRAVEAACADPDVHVWIASERAHPLGFIALKLHTAERLGEIYMLAVDPESQRHGIATTLTAHALAWFKAVRMTTVMADTGGDCGHEPARRTYESAGFRPFPIARYFKKL, from the coding sequence GTGACGCACATCACACCCTATGACGATGCTCAGCGTGAGGCGATTGTCCAAATCGCGCTCCGGGCGTGGGCTCCAGTATTTGCCTCGATTGAACGTGCTATGGACCCTGAGGTGTATCGGGAGCACCATCCCGATTGGCGGGTGACGCAACAACGGGCGGTTGAAGCCGCCTGTGCAGATCCGGACGTGCACGTCTGGATCGCGTCAGAAAGGGCGCATCCCTTGGGCTTCATCGCACTGAAGCTGCATACCGCCGAGCGTCTGGGAGAGATTTATATGCTTGCCGTCGATCCCGAGTCTCAGCGGCACGGAATTGCGACGACCCTCACGGCTCATGCCCTTGCCTGGTTCAAAGCAGTCAGAATGACAACGGTGATGGCGGATACAGGTGGAGATTGCGGGCACGAGCCGGCGCGGCGCACGTACGAGTCGGCAGGGTTTCGGCCGTTCCCAATCGCACGATACTTTAAAAAATTGTAA